The Microcoleus sp. AS-A8 genome has a window encoding:
- a CDS encoding ABC transporter substrate-binding protein → MSKIYRINRRQFLQYSSLTLGSGIVAACTNISNQAPSPQTSPASRDKLDKVTYGTNWYAQAEHGGFYQAIATGIYQKHGLDVTIKTGGPQVNGTQLLMGGAVDLFMGYGADAIKAVEAGIPKVTVAAIFQKDPVVLIAHPNTGVKTLEDLKGKPIFVSAAANTTYWPFLKGKYGFTDDQKRPYNFNPGPFLADKTSAQQGYLTSEPRIISKQAGFEPVVFLLADYGYTPYATTIEAKRELVEKNPDLVQRFVDASIKGWYSYLENPAPGNELIKKDNPEMTDEQLAYGLQKLKEYGILTSGDAEKLGIGAMTEARWQSLFDTMAKGGMFKSDTKAQNAFSLKFVNQGVAAYKN, encoded by the coding sequence ATGAGTAAAATTTATCGAATTAATCGCCGCCAGTTTCTCCAATACAGTTCCCTGACACTTGGGTCGGGAATTGTTGCTGCTTGTACTAATATTAGCAATCAAGCTCCCTCACCGCAGACTTCCCCAGCTTCTCGTGACAAACTCGATAAAGTGACTTATGGCACTAACTGGTATGCTCAAGCCGAACATGGCGGCTTCTACCAAGCCATTGCCACAGGAATATATCAAAAACATGGTTTAGATGTCACGATTAAAACTGGAGGGCCTCAGGTTAATGGTACTCAGTTACTCATGGGGGGTGCTGTAGATTTATTCATGGGGTATGGCGCGGATGCCATCAAAGCTGTAGAAGCAGGAATTCCTAAAGTTACTGTAGCGGCTATCTTCCAAAAAGACCCCGTGGTACTGATTGCTCATCCGAATACAGGCGTCAAAACCTTAGAAGACCTCAAAGGTAAACCAATTTTTGTTTCGGCAGCGGCGAATACGACTTATTGGCCTTTCCTCAAGGGCAAGTATGGCTTTACTGATGATCAAAAGCGTCCTTATAATTTTAATCCGGGTCCCTTCCTGGCGGATAAGACTTCTGCTCAACAGGGTTACCTCACTTCTGAACCCCGAATCATTAGCAAGCAAGCCGGGTTTGAGCCGGTTGTGTTTCTGTTGGCGGATTACGGTTACACTCCTTACGCCACGACTATTGAAGCCAAACGAGAACTCGTTGAGAAAAATCCAGATTTGGTACAGCGGTTTGTCGATGCTTCAATTAAAGGTTGGTACAGCTATTTAGAAAATCCTGCGCCTGGGAATGAGCTGATTAAGAAAGATAACCCAGAAATGACGGATGAACAACTCGCTTATGGGCTGCAAAAGTTGAAAGAGTATGGCATTCTTACCTCTGGAGACGCTGAAAAATTGGGAATTGGAGCAATGACAGAAGCTCGCTGGCAGTCCTTGTTCGATACGATGGCAAAGGGCGGCATGTTTAAGTCAGATACCAAGGCTCAAAATGCGTTTAGTCTGAAATTTGTCAATCAGGGTGTTGCAGCTTACAAAAATTGA